In Paroedura picta isolate Pp20150507F chromosome 1, Ppicta_v3.0, whole genome shotgun sequence, the following are encoded in one genomic region:
- the LOC143830233 gene encoding uncharacterized protein LOC143830233, which translates to MADQFQQCKQPCLPPPICGATKKSAPVCLPPCPEPCSPGSVKKIPVAICPEPCAKVELSLPKCTEECAAKSLLPCASEICEKQCPAKTVKVCSPKTVEPCPAPVCEKPCSPKLPEVCPPTVCEQKCPPKCVQECTPKSVPCPLPVCEPPPTCVQVSSAKSVLPCAPTVKVCSPKSVEPCPPPVCEPPCPPKCVQVSSAKSVLPCAPTVKVCSPKSVEPCPPPVCEQPCSPKIPVVCSPKSVELCPPTVCEQKCPPKCAQVCAPKLVPCPPPACKEPPKCALPLCEKPCPPKCEEVCPPKGLAQVKLCQCKCPPQFPPQCIPGASK; encoded by the coding sequence ATGGCTGACCAGTTCCAACAGTGCAAGCAGCCCTGTCTCCCGCCTCCCATTTGTGGGGCCACTAAGAAAAGCGCCCCGGtgtgcctgcctccgtgtccggAACCCTGTTCTCCAGGATCTGTCAAGAAAATCCCTGTGGCCATTTGTCCAGAGCCCTGTGCCAAAGTGGAACTAAGTCTTCCAAAGTGCACTGAGGAGTGTGCCGCCAAGTCCTTGCTACCGTGTGCCTCTGAGATCTGTGAGAAGCAATGTCCTGCAAAGACCGTAAAGGTGTGCTCTCCCAAGACGGTGGAGCCATGTCCCGCTCCTGTCTGTGAGAAGCCATGTTCTCCCAAGCTCCCAGAGGTGTGCCCTCCTACTGTCTGTGAGCAGAAATGTCCTCCTAAGTGTGTACAAGAGTGCACACCTAAGTCCGTCCCATGCCCCCTTCCTGTCTGCGAGCCACCTCCTACATGTGTACAGGTGAGCTCTGCCAAGTCTGTGTTGCCCTGTGCTCCTACTGTAAAGGTGTGCTCTCCCAAGTCCGTGGAACCATGTCCTCCTCCAGTCTGTGAGCCTCCATGTCCTCCTAAATGTGTACAGGTGAGCTCTGCCAAGTCTGTACTGCCATGTGCTCCTACTGTAAAGGTGTGCTCTCCCAAGTCTGTGGAGCCATGTCCCCCTCCTGTCTGTGAGCAGCCGTGTTCTCCTAAGATCCCAGTAGTCTGCTCTCCCAAGTCTGTGGAGCTATGTCCCCCTACTGTCTGTGAGCAGAAATGTCCTCCCAAGTGCGCACAAGTGTGCGCTCCAAAGTTGGTTCCATGTCCCCCTCCTGCCTGTAAGGAGCCTCCGAAGTGTGCATTGCCACTCTGTGAGAAGCCATGTCCTCCTAAATGCGAAGAGGTGTGTCCCCCCAAAGGATTGGCTCAGGTTAAATTGTGCCAGTGCAAATGCCCTCCACAGTTTCCACCTCAATGTATCCCAGGTGCTTCCAAGTAA